From the genome of Geminicoccaceae bacterium:
AACATCATGTAGAGAAAGTTTTCAGCGTAGGACAGGTCGTTGCGCGGATACATGAACGGCTGGCCGACCGAGTATTTGTGCGCCATCGCCGCAATCGTCGGGATCTTGGCGATCAGCCGGTAGCTGGCGATCATCCTGTGGTGCGGGTCGTCGGTATTCAGGTCCTCGTAATAGAATGCCGACAGCGCACCGACGACGGCGATCATGACCGCCATGGGATGGGCGTCGCGTCGGAAGCCGCGGAACAGGTAGATGATCTGGTCGTGGATCATCGTGTGATGTGTGATGTCGTGCTCGAATTGGGACTTTTGCGCAGCCGTCGGCAGCTCGCCAAACAGGATCAGATACGCGGTTTCCAGAAAATCGCTCTTTTCCGCAAGATCCTCGATCGAATATCCGCGATGCAGGAGAATGCCTTCCTCACCGTCGATGTAGGTGATCTTCGAACGACAGGCGGCGGTCGAGGTGAAGCCGGGATCGTAGGTGAAACAGTCGGCTTCACCATATAACTTGCGGATGTCGATGACATCCGGTCCGATGGTTCCTGCTTCCAGCGGCAGTTCGATGGGCGCGGCGCCATCGACGGTCAGGGTCGCAATACGGGCCTTGGCCGTGTCGGTCATACTATGTCTCCATCTTGCTGTTTTGTCAGAGCGCCGGCAGGCAACTCCCCCCTCGATTGTAGTCAACCTAGACCGAGTTTTGCATACGCTCAATCCTCATGCTGCATTGCGGGGTTGCGGCCAGATGCAGCATCCATCAGCCGACCGGAGACTTCCTCCTTGCCGAGAACATGCATCACCTCGAACAAGCTCGGCGATGCAGCACGGCCGGTGATGGCCGCGCGAAGGGGTTGCGCGACCTTGCCGAAGCCGACGCCCTGTTCCTCCGCAAAACCACGCAGGTCGTGTTCCAGCGCTTCCTCGCTCCAGTCGGCTACCGCTTCGAGCCGCTCCCGGACGGCCGTGAACAGGTCCTGGGATGCACCCGCTATCATCCTGGCCGCCTTGGCCTCCACCGGTACCGGCCGGCTTTCGACGTAGATTCTCGCGGCATCGGCCAGCTCGACAATCGTCCTGGCGCGCGAGGCGAGGCCGGGCATGCCCGCCACCAGTCGTTTCATCGCCGTGCCGTCCACAGCGAATCCCCCGTCCTTCAGGAGAGGGGCTGCAAGCCCGGCCAGTCGCGCCGGGTCGGCGGCCTTCATGTAGTGGGCGTTGAGGTGGGCGAGCTTGGCGAAGTCGAACCGTGACGGCGAACGGCCCACGGCGTCCATGTCGAACCAGGCGATGGCCTGATCGCGATCTATCACCTCGTCGTCGCCGTGTGACCAGCCGAGACGCAGGAGATAGTTGCAGACCGCTTCGGGAAGATAGCCCATGTCGCGATAGGCGTCGACGCCGAGCGCGCCGTGGCGCTTGCTGAGCTTGGCGCCGTCGGGGCCATGGATCAGGGGCATGTGGGCGAAGGCCGGCGCGCTGTGGCCCAGCGCCTCGAACAGGTTCTGCTGACGTGCGGCATTCACCAGGTGGTCATCGCCGCGGATGATGTGCGTGATGCCCATGTCGATGTCGTCGACCACGACCGACAGCATGTAGGTCGGCGTGCCGTCGGCACGCAGCAGGACCATGTCGTCGAGCTGGCTTCCGGCGATGCGGACAGTTCCCTGTATGAGATCTTCGACAACGGTATCGCGATCGGTCGGGGCCTTGAAACGGATGGCCGGATCGATGCCGGGAGGAGCCTCGGACGGGTCGCGGTCGCGCCAGCGGCCGTCATAGAGTGTCGGCCGTCCGGCCGCCTTGGCCTCCTCGCGCATGGCTTCCAGCTCGGCTGGCGTGCAGTAGCAGCGATAGGCGAGCCCTTTTGCCAGCAGACGTTCGACCGCAGCCTTGTGGTGATCGAGCCGGGCGAACTGGAAGATGGCAGGTTCATCCGACTCGAGCCCCAGCCATGAAAGGCCGTCGAAAATGGCGTCAACCGCAGCTTGTGTCGATCTCTGCCGATCGGTGTCCTCTATCCGGACGAGATAGCGACCGCCATGGTGACGGGCAAACAGCCAATTGAACAGTGCCGTCCGTGCGCTACCGATGTGCAAGAAACCTGTAGGCGAAGGAGCAAAGCGAACAACTACACTCATGGTTGCTTTCGGCATCATTATATGGTGAATGAGAGGTTCCGCCACTAGCACAATCGGTCAAGCCTTGCAGCAATACCTCAGATTCCGGGCTGGTCCGCTCTTCCGTCGACCGGGTTTCGCATGGGTACGACCGGTTCGTCTTGCCCGGTATCTGCGGCTGCTGATCGAGCTCGAACACCAGCGCTGGTTCCTGTGGATGCCGGTGGCGTTCGCGACGGGTATCGCCATCTTCTTCTCGCTGGATACCGAACCCGGATTCTGGCCGGCCGGCGCCCTGTGCCTCGCGACCATCCTCGTCGCAACGGCATGGCTGCCACGGCACAACAAGATCGCATCGTGGCTTGTCGTTCTGGGGATGCTGGTTCTGGCGGGTTTCGTCGTTGCCCAGTGGCGCAGCGCTCGTCTTCAGGCCCCCGTGATCGAGAAGCGGGGCACCTATGAGATCGTCGGACGTATTGCCCTGGTCGAGCCGCGTGCCCGCGGACCACGCGTCTTGCTTGAAGACCTGCGGATCGAGGGGGTCGACGCGGACCGGACGCCGGTCAGTGTCCGGGTCACGCTGAAGGGCACGAAACCATGGGTGAGTGCCGGCGATGTCATTGCCGTCAAGGCACGGTTGCAGGCGCCGGGCGGCCCGATGCTGCCCGGGGGGTTCGATTTCGCCCGGAATGCCTATTTCAGCCAGCTTGGCGGTATCGGCTTCGCCTACCGGCCGGCGGCGATCGTCGAACCCGCGACCGACAGCGCGATTCGCGGTGCGATCGCCCGGTTGCGCGCCACCATTGCCGAGAGGGCGCAGGCCGCCATTCCGGGTGCCGAGGGCGCGGTCGCGGCGGCCCTGGTGACGGCCCTTCGCGCGGACATTCCCGACAAGGTCTGGCATGACATGCAGATTGCCGGTCTGGCCCATCTGCTGGCCATTTCCGGCCTGCACATGGGGCTGGTGGCGGGCACGCTGCTGCTGTTCTGCCGCTATGGCCTGGCGCTGATCCCATGGCTCGCGCTGCGGGTGCCGGTCGTCAAGCCGGGTGCGGCCATAGCGCTCGCGGCATCCGCGTTCTACCTGCTGCTTGCCGGTGCCACCGTGCCCACGCAGCGCGCCTTCTTCATGACCTCGGTGGTTCTCGTCAGCATCATGATCGACCGCAGTCCGCTTTCCATGCGGCTTGTGGCGGTGGCGGCGATGATCGTGCTGGTCTTTCAGCCCGAAAGCCTGCTCGGGGCATCGTTCCAGATGTCATTTGCCGCGGTGGTGGCGCTGATTGCGGCCTATGAGCGCGAATACCGCATCGCGGAAACGACGGAAAGCGAACCGGACCAGCCGCCGTCGGCCATGCATCCGCTCCTGCGCTATTTCATCGGCGTCACGCTGACCACACTGATTGCCAGCCTCGCGACGATGCCCTTCGCCGCCTACCACTTTCAGCGAATTTCCCTTCTTGGCGTCGTTGCCAATCTGGTGGGCGTTCCGTTGACCGCCTTCTGGATCATGCCGGCCGGGTTGCTGGCACTGGCCGCCATGCCCTTCGGTCTCGACGGGATCTTTTTCACGGTGATGGGTTGGGGAATTGCGATGCTGCTCGACGCTGCAGCCATCGTGGCGTCGTGGCCGGGAGCGGGTGTGCAGTTGCCGCAATTGCCGATCGTGGTGATTGTCCTGACCGTGCTGGGCGGGTTGTGGCTCTGCCTGTGGCAACAGGTCTGGCGATGGGTCGGGGTACTCCTGTGGCCGGTTGCCCTGCTGGTCGCTGTCATGCACCAGCCGCCGGATCTGCTCGTCGACCGGGCAGGCAATCTGGTGGCGCGGATGCTGCCTGACGGGCGCGTGCAGATGGTTCGCTTCCGCAAGGATAATTTCGTCGAGGAAGGCTGGCTGCGGGCTCTCGGCGCAGAGCGGCCGGTCGACGCGCCGGAGCCGGGAGGCCCGCCTGTGGATGGCATGTCCTGCGATGATGGTGGCTGCCGCTTCCGGCTGGGCGGGCACACCATCAGCCTGGCCAGGACGCCGGCTGCCGCGATCGAGGATTGCCGGGAGGTCGATCTGGTGATTGCCCTGCGCACCATCGACAGGTGTCCCGACGGCACGCGGATGGTCGGATCACGCGATCTCTGGCTGTCGGAAGGTATCGCGCTCACCCTGCGCCGCGGCCATGCCGATATCCGGGAAACTGCTGCCGGACGCGGAGTGCGTTACTGGACTGAAGTTTACCAAAAATTCAATCATAAGTAGAATATTATTTGATGTTAATCGCGAAAACGAGTATTCTCATGATCGTATCGGAGTTGCTGCCATGACACCGTCGACATTTCCGTCAAAGTGGCGGACAGGGCTGGTCTGTGCCTTTCTTGCCGTGTTTTTCCACGCTGCCCTCGTATTGGCCGGGCACCCTGCCGCGGCGCTTCCGGTGAATGACGACCAACGGGCGACCACCATGATGCTGCTGCTGGCACTGGGCTTTCGCCCGGAGGCGTTGTCGCCGGAGACCACGTTGCCCGCCGCCGGTCCGCAGGACGATGATGTGCAGCCGTCCGCCGGTGCGGTTTCACCCGCGGCCCGGCCGGCCGGAAAGGGCGGCGAAGCGGCGGTCCGGGCCGGCGGCAATGGGTCGTGGCTGCTGCATGTTCCCGACGGCAATGCCGAACCGATGCCATGACGGCGGGATCCGGTTCCCCGAATGACGACGCCTCGCTGCTCTACATCCTTCGCGTGATCGGCGGATATCGCTGGCTGATCGGCGGCGCGGCTGCCCTCAGCCTCGGTACGGCCCTGCTGGTCCTTGTCATGGTCGAGCCGGTCTATCTCGCCCGGTCCATGATCCTCGTCGAACCGGCGCGCGAGGGCCGGCCCGACGAGGCGGTGGCCGAGGTGGGGATCGTCAACGACAGCGCGGCCATCGAGAGTCAGGCGAAGATTCTGGCATCACGTTCGATGGCACACCAGGTCATCGAACGTCTCGGGCTGGTCCGGGATCGCGAACTGGGCGATGACGGCGATCTTGAGACCGCAATCCGGTCCTTCATCGACCGCGTGCAGGTCGAACGCGACGGACGGACGAACGTCATTGCCGTCGGCTTCCGGTCCCGCGAGCCGGTCAAGGCCGCGCGGATCGCCAACGAACTGGCCTCGCTCTACATCGCGGACCAGCTGAGGGCCAAGCACGAGAGTACGCGCCGCGGCACGGAATGGCTGAGTGTCCAACTCGAACATGCCCGCCTTCGCTTCGAACAGGCCGAAGCCGCCCTGCATGACTATCGTGCGGGAATCCAGCCGACCTATGCCGATGCCGAGGTCCTTCACGGCATCGACATCGCGAATCTCAAGCGTGACCATATCGCGGCGCTGGCCGATATGGCGGCCCGGCGGGCGCGGCTGGAGCGGGTTCGCAGGCTGGTCAACACGCAATCGGGTGTTCAGGCGTTCGAGGAACTGGGCGGTTCGGCCGTGCTGCAGAACCTTCATGCGCTGAAGAACCAGACGATGAGGCAGGAGGCCGAGCTCTCCACCGACTTTGGCGTTCGCCATCCCAGGCGGCTCGACCTGCACAACCAGATCACCCGCCTCGACCTGCAGATCGCCACCGAACAGCGGGCTCTCGTCAGCCGGATGCAGAGCGAGCTGGATGAGGCCGTGGCGCGCGAGCGCACGCTGCGTCGCGAACTGGACAACCTGAAGGATCAGACGCTGGCGCAGCGCGAGGCCGAGACCCGCATGGCCGAGCTCGAACGCGAGGTCGAGATGGCGCGCCGGCTGTATGAGAGGTATCTCGGGCGCTTCGAGGCGGTTGTGGATACCGAGGAGACCCAGCGTGCCGATGCCCGGTTGATTTCCGAGGCGGTGCCGCCGCTTCGTCCCGTGGCACCCGATCCCGTCATGGTGGTCAGCAGCGCGCTGGTCGCCGGAATCGCCACTGCGCTCCTGTTGATCTATCTGCTTGAGCAGCGTGACCGGGGCTTTCGCGGCGGCCAGCATCTCGAAGCCACCATCGGGTTGCCCTGCATTGCCCATGTCCCCGTGATCTCCGGACGCGTCACCGGAGGGGTGCCGCCGCAGGATTACGTGGTACAGCAATCCCGGTCGCGGCTGGCCGAAACCATGCGCGGGCTGATCGCATCGCTCGATCTTGCCGATCGCAGACAGCGGGCGCGGGCCGTCCTTCTGACTTCCGCCGTGCCGGACGAAGGCAAGTCGACACTGGCTGCCTGTCTTGCCCGGGTGGCGGCCCAGGATGGACTTCGCGTGCTGTTGATCGATGCTGATCTGAGAAAGCCCACCTTGCATGAACTTCTCGAAACCGAAGCGGAAACCGGGCTGCAGGAGATCCTGCGCGGCGAGAAGCGGGTGGGCGAAGTCCTTCAGCATGACGCACCTACATCGCTCGTGTTGATTCCCGGCAAGCCGCGCAGGGACCAGCCGGCGCGGCTTCTCGGGCGGGAGGGGCTCGGGGCGCTGATCGAGAGTGCGCGCGACGATTTCGACCTCATTCTGGTCGATTCCGCTCCGCTGATGGCGGTTGCTGACGGTCGGTTGATTTCGCGAATGGTAGATGCAACCCTGTTTGTCTGCCGCTTCGACCACACCCCTCGTGCCATCGTAACCCGGTGCGTCGAGCAGCTGCGCGAAGCCGGCGCCGTGCTGGCGGGCGCCGTGCTGACCCGCGTCGACCCGGTTCGCCTTGCCCGCTACGGAGCCGCTGAATCCCGCATTCATCGCCGCGACGTTGCCGCCTACTATGCCGACTGACCTGCCATCCGGGCGTATTCCCCCTGCGATGCAGCATGTCATGGACCCTGCGGCGAACATCTGCTAACCGTCCTGCCCCGAATGTGGGGAAGAAACCGACGTGAATGTGCAGATCCACAATACGCTGACGCGCCGCAAGGACAGGCTGGAGCCCATCGAGCCCGGTCACGTGCGCCTATATGTCTGCGGACCCACGGTCTATCAGCGAATCCATATCGGCAATGCGCGGCCGCTGATCGTCTTCGACACGCTTGTCCGCCTGCTGCGTCACCTCTACCCGAAGGTGACATATGTGCGGAACATCACTGATATCGAAGACAAGATCATTGCCCAGGCGGAGGTCAATGGCGAAACCATAGCCGAGCTGACCGAACGTACCGCCGCCGCCTTCGCCGGGGATTGCGCGGCACTCGGCTGTGCCTCACCCGATCATGAGCCGCACGCCACTGCCCATATCGACGGCATGATCGCCATCATCGAGACGCTGGTCGGTCGCGGCCATGCCTATGCAGCCGACGGGCATGTGCTGTTCAACGTGCCGTCCATGCCGGCCTATGGCCGGTTGTCGGGCCGTTCGCGCGATGACCAGATCGCCGGGGCAAGGGTCGAGGTCGCCCCCTACAAGCGCGATCCGGCCGATTTCGTCCTGTGGAAGCCGTCCGATGGCAGCCAGCCGGGCTGGGACAGCCCCTGGGGCCGCGGCCGTCCGGGCTGGCACATCGAGTGTTCGGCGATGTCGGAAAGTCTCCTCGGGGTACCATTCGACATCCATGGTGGTGGTATCGACCTGGTCTTTCCCCACCACGAGAACGAGATGGCGCAGACCTGCTGCGCATCCGGCGAGGCAACGATGGCCAGCATCTGGATGCATAACGGCTTCGTCGACATGTCCGGTGAGAAGATGTCGAAATCGCTGGGCAATGTCGTGCGGGTCGACGAGGCGCTGGCGCTGGCCGATCCGTCGCCGGTGCGGCAGGGCGAGATCATCCGTTTCTGGATGCTGGGCGCGCATTACCGCCAGCCGATCGACTTCACCGCGGATGGCCTGCGCCAGGCCCGGGCCCAGCTCGACCGCTTCTACGGCGCGCTGGAGCGGGCGGGCGAGGCGACGGGAAGGACGGAGCCTGACAATGCGGTCGTGGCGGCGCTGGCCGACGACATGAACACGCCCCAGGCCATTGCGGTCCTTCATGAGATCCTGGGCGATCTCAATCGGGCGAAATTCGCCGAGAAGCCGGCCATTGCCGGCCGCCTGCGGGCCTCGGCGGCACTCATGGGCCTGCTGCAGGCCGATGCGACGACCTGGCTCAGGGGCGATGACGGTGGCGATGAGGAGCGCGTTGCCGCACTCGTTCAAGAACGTATCGACGCGCGCAAGGCGCGCAACTTTGCCCGCGCCGATGAAATCCGCAACCAACTCAACGCCGAGGGGATCGTCCTGGAGGACGGCCCCGGCGGGACAACCTGGCGCAGGGCATGACTGAGCGCATCTATATCTACGATACCACGCTGCGTGACGGCGCGCAGACCCAGGGCGTCAGCTTCAGTCCGGAGGACAAGCGCCGCATCGCCCGCGATCTCGACCGGCTCGGCATCGATTATATCGAGGGCGGCTGGCCCGGCGCGAATGACACCGACAATGTGTTCTTTGCCGAGAATCCGGGTTTTTCCACGGCGAAATTCTGTGCTTTCGGCATGACCCGTCGTTCCGGCCGCAGTGCGAGCAACGATCCGGGTCTGGTTCGCCTGTTTCAATCCACCGCTGAAGTCATTACCCTTGTCGGCAAGAGTTCGCGCAGCCAGGCCGAAGGGGCGCTCGGTGTCGATGCGGAGGAAAATCTCCACATGATCCGCGATTCGATGTCCGAATCGCGGAAACATGTCGGCGAGGTCATGTACGATGCCGAGCATTTCTTCGATGGTTTCAGGGAAGATCCCGAATATGCCCTGGCCGCCATCGAGGCCGCGTTCGAGGGGGGAGCCCGATGGGCCGTCCTGTGCGATACCAATGGCGGTGCCCTGCCGCATGAGGTGAGGCGGGCGGTGAGCCGGGTGGTGTCGCGGTTCCCGGCGGACAAGATCGGCATCCATACCCACAACGACACCGAGAACGCGATCGCCAACACGCTGGAGGCGGTGCTGGAGGGAGCGCGTCAGGTTCAGGGCACGCTCAACGGGCTGGGCGAGCGTTGCGGCAACGCCAACCTGATTTCGCTTATTCCCACGCTCAAGCTCAAGCTGGGCTTCGACATCGGCGTCAGCGACGAGGCGATGACCCATCTCACCGCCATCTCGCGTGCCTTCGACGAGCGGCTGAACCACACGCCGAACCGTTCGGCGGCCTATGTCGGGGCCAACGCCTTCGCCCACAAGGGCGGGTTGCATGCCTCGGCGGTGCTCAAGGACCCGGGGTTCTACGAGCATGTCAACCCGGCCCTTGTCGGCAACCAGCGCGACATCCTCGTGTCGGATCAGGCCGGGCGCTCGAATCTCCTGCGTCGTTTCGAGGAGATGAACCTCGCCATCGAGCCGAGCGACGAACAGGTCTCGACGATCCTCTCCACCATCAAGGAGCGCGAGGCCCACGGTTTTTCCTACGACGGTGCGTCGGCGAGCTTCGAGCTTCTGGTGCGGGAGGCGCTGGGGCAGCGGCTGGACTATTTCGAGCTGCTGACCTTCCGGGTGATCGACGAACGGCGATACAATGCCGTGCGGGAACTGGTCACGATGTCGGAAGCCACCATCAAGGCGCGGGTCAACGGCAACGATTACTACACCGTCGCGGATGGCAATGGCCCGGTCAATGCGCTCGATCACGCACTGCGGCAGGCGCTGGCGAACATCTACCCGTCGCTTGAGCAGATGGAGCTGATCGACTTCAAGGTGCGCATCCTCTCGCCCGAGGCCGGTACCGGCGCCATCACCCGCGTCATCATCGAGAGCAGCGACGATGACGGCCGTGTCTGGCAGACCATCGGTGTTTCCTCCAACATCATCGACGCGTCGTACAATGCCCTGTCGGATGCCATCATCTACAAGCTCGTGATCGACGGCCACACGCCTCCATGAAGTTGCAGTCCCGGCCGCGTGGCGGTGTGGAAAATCTCGGACCGGCACCCGTTGTCATTCTCTGTCGTCCCCAGATGGGGGAGAATGTCGGTTCGGCCGCGCGCGCCATGCTCAATTTCGGATTGACCGAACTGCGGTTGGTGAACCCGGCCTTCGGCTGGCCCAACGCCAAGGCGGTGGCATCGAGTTCTGGTGCGCATGCCATTCTCAACATGATGACAGTCCACGATACGCTTGAGGAAGCGGTCGGTGATCTTCACCACTTGTATGCAACGACAGCCCGCGAGCGCGGCATGTCCAAGCCGGTGCAGGGCGCGCGCGAGGCGACCATTTCCGCACGGGCACTCATTGACGACGGGAGAAGGGTGGGAATCCTGTTCGGGCCGGAGCGTACCGGATTGGTCAACGAGGAACTCACTCTGGCCGATGGCATCATTTCCGTCCCGTTGAACCCTGCCTTTCCGTCGCTGAACCTCTCCCAGGCGGTCCTGCTGTGCAGCTATGAGTGGCACATGTCGGGATTGGCGGAAGGTGAAGGATATCGCCCGGCGGCAATGGACGCCGATGTGCCCGCGACCAAGGGCGACCTTGCCCGGCTGCTGGATCATCTGATCGGGGAACTCGACAAGACGGGATATTTCCGCAGCGACGATCGTCGCATCAGTCTATCCCAGACCATTCGCGTGATGTTCGAACGTCGCCAGATGACCCAGAGCGAGGTCCATCTCCTGCGCGGGATC
Proteins encoded in this window:
- a CDS encoding glutamate--tRNA ligase, with translation MSVVVRFAPSPTGFLHIGSARTALFNWLFARHHGGRYLVRIEDTDRQRSTQAAVDAIFDGLSWLGLESDEPAIFQFARLDHHKAAVERLLAKGLAYRCYCTPAELEAMREEAKAAGRPTLYDGRWRDRDPSEAPPGIDPAIRFKAPTDRDTVVEDLIQGTVRIAGSQLDDMVLLRADGTPTYMLSVVVDDIDMGITHIIRGDDHLVNAARQQNLFEALGHSAPAFAHMPLIHGPDGAKLSKRHGALGVDAYRDMGYLPEAVCNYLLRLGWSHGDDEVIDRDQAIAWFDMDAVGRSPSRFDFAKLAHLNAHYMKAADPARLAGLAAPLLKDGGFAVDGTAMKRLVAGMPGLASRARTIVELADAARIYVESRPVPVEAKAARMIAGASQDLFTAVRERLEAVADWSEEALEHDLRGFAEEQGVGFGKVAQPLRAAITGRAASPSLFEVMHVLGKEEVSGRLMDAASGRNPAMQHED
- a CDS encoding ComEC family competence protein gives rise to the protein MQQYLRFRAGPLFRRPGFAWVRPVRLARYLRLLIELEHQRWFLWMPVAFATGIAIFFSLDTEPGFWPAGALCLATILVATAWLPRHNKIASWLVVLGMLVLAGFVVAQWRSARLQAPVIEKRGTYEIVGRIALVEPRARGPRVLLEDLRIEGVDADRTPVSVRVTLKGTKPWVSAGDVIAVKARLQAPGGPMLPGGFDFARNAYFSQLGGIGFAYRPAAIVEPATDSAIRGAIARLRATIAERAQAAIPGAEGAVAAALVTALRADIPDKVWHDMQIAGLAHLLAISGLHMGLVAGTLLLFCRYGLALIPWLALRVPVVKPGAAIALAASAFYLLLAGATVPTQRAFFMTSVVLVSIMIDRSPLSMRLVAVAAMIVLVFQPESLLGASFQMSFAAVVALIAAYEREYRIAETTESEPDQPPSAMHPLLRYFIGVTLTTLIASLATMPFAAYHFQRISLLGVVANLVGVPLTAFWIMPAGLLALAAMPFGLDGIFFTVMGWGIAMLLDAAAIVASWPGAGVQLPQLPIVVIVLTVLGGLWLCLWQQVWRWVGVLLWPVALLVAVMHQPPDLLVDRAGNLVARMLPDGRVQMVRFRKDNFVEEGWLRALGAERPVDAPEPGGPPVDGMSCDDGGCRFRLGGHTISLARTPAAAIEDCREVDLVIALRTIDRCPDGTRMVGSRDLWLSEGIALTLRRGHADIRETAAGRGVRYWTEVYQKFNHK
- a CDS encoding polysaccharide biosynthesis tyrosine autokinase, whose translation is MTAGSGSPNDDASLLYILRVIGGYRWLIGGAAALSLGTALLVLVMVEPVYLARSMILVEPAREGRPDEAVAEVGIVNDSAAIESQAKILASRSMAHQVIERLGLVRDRELGDDGDLETAIRSFIDRVQVERDGRTNVIAVGFRSREPVKAARIANELASLYIADQLRAKHESTRRGTEWLSVQLEHARLRFEQAEAALHDYRAGIQPTYADAEVLHGIDIANLKRDHIAALADMAARRARLERVRRLVNTQSGVQAFEELGGSAVLQNLHALKNQTMRQEAELSTDFGVRHPRRLDLHNQITRLDLQIATEQRALVSRMQSELDEAVARERTLRRELDNLKDQTLAQREAETRMAELEREVEMARRLYERYLGRFEAVVDTEETQRADARLISEAVPPLRPVAPDPVMVVSSALVAGIATALLLIYLLEQRDRGFRGGQHLEATIGLPCIAHVPVISGRVTGGVPPQDYVVQQSRSRLAETMRGLIASLDLADRRQRARAVLLTSAVPDEGKSTLAACLARVAAQDGLRVLLIDADLRKPTLHELLETEAETGLQEILRGEKRVGEVLQHDAPTSLVLIPGKPRRDQPARLLGREGLGALIESARDDFDLILVDSAPLMAVADGRLISRMVDATLFVCRFDHTPRAIVTRCVEQLREAGAVLAGAVLTRVDPVRLARYGAAESRIHRRDVAAYYAD
- a CDS encoding cysteine--tRNA ligase — protein: MNVQIHNTLTRRKDRLEPIEPGHVRLYVCGPTVYQRIHIGNARPLIVFDTLVRLLRHLYPKVTYVRNITDIEDKIIAQAEVNGETIAELTERTAAAFAGDCAALGCASPDHEPHATAHIDGMIAIIETLVGRGHAYAADGHVLFNVPSMPAYGRLSGRSRDDQIAGARVEVAPYKRDPADFVLWKPSDGSQPGWDSPWGRGRPGWHIECSAMSESLLGVPFDIHGGGIDLVFPHHENEMAQTCCASGEATMASIWMHNGFVDMSGEKMSKSLGNVVRVDEALALADPSPVRQGEIIRFWMLGAHYRQPIDFTADGLRQARAQLDRFYGALERAGEATGRTEPDNAVVAALADDMNTPQAIAVLHEILGDLNRAKFAEKPAIAGRLRASAALMGLLQADATTWLRGDDGGDEERVAALVQERIDARKARNFARADEIRNQLNAEGIVLEDGPGGTTWRRA
- a CDS encoding citramalate synthase, which gives rise to MTERIYIYDTTLRDGAQTQGVSFSPEDKRRIARDLDRLGIDYIEGGWPGANDTDNVFFAENPGFSTAKFCAFGMTRRSGRSASNDPGLVRLFQSTAEVITLVGKSSRSQAEGALGVDAEENLHMIRDSMSESRKHVGEVMYDAEHFFDGFREDPEYALAAIEAAFEGGARWAVLCDTNGGALPHEVRRAVSRVVSRFPADKIGIHTHNDTENAIANTLEAVLEGARQVQGTLNGLGERCGNANLISLIPTLKLKLGFDIGVSDEAMTHLTAISRAFDERLNHTPNRSAAYVGANAFAHKGGLHASAVLKDPGFYEHVNPALVGNQRDILVSDQAGRSNLLRRFEEMNLAIEPSDEQVSTILSTIKEREAHGFSYDGASASFELLVREALGQRLDYFELLTFRVIDERRYNAVRELVTMSEATIKARVNGNDYYTVADGNGPVNALDHALRQALANIYPSLEQMELIDFKVRILSPEAGTGAITRVIIESSDDDGRVWQTIGVSSNIIDASYNALSDAIIYKLVIDGHTPP
- a CDS encoding RNA methyltransferase, which codes for MKLQSRPRGGVENLGPAPVVILCRPQMGENVGSAARAMLNFGLTELRLVNPAFGWPNAKAVASSSGAHAILNMMTVHDTLEEAVGDLHHLYATTARERGMSKPVQGAREATISARALIDDGRRVGILFGPERTGLVNEELTLADGIISVPLNPAFPSLNLSQAVLLCSYEWHMSGLAEGEGYRPAAMDADVPATKGDLARLLDHLIGELDKTGYFRSDDRRISLSQTIRVMFERRQMTQSEVHLLRGIIKDLVNGRRVVNRG